In one Rutidosis leptorrhynchoides isolate AG116_Rl617_1_P2 chromosome 8, CSIRO_AGI_Rlap_v1, whole genome shotgun sequence genomic region, the following are encoded:
- the LOC139863245 gene encoding uncharacterized protein, with product MEALGQKYGGFWAKCGGFWAKWGVRQGDPLSPFLFILVAEGLHVLTKLAVRNNLFVGVEVGNNMVPISHLQYADDTIFFEKWCESNLKNLMLILKCFELTSGLKVNYQKSSLYGVCVEKSTIDEMARYFRCKAGSFPFTYLGIPVGGKMNRIECWAPVINKFEKRLSDWKARSMSDLEGSSHGSSISFWDDVWLGEKTLKERFNRIARLETNQAAIVQDRLQLIGSEVYPVWNWSREPSVRAVGELSSLISLLGSIKMNPSRPDSWEWVGNSKKTFTTKDLTKLINEETLCVGPNALKTLKNYLIPKKVEVFIWRARKRRLPVRMELDKRGIDLDSVRCPLCDNDVETVDHSLVSCKNVEEIWSRIYAWWGAGTISNHSLDELLVYGAMQQGSDSGKLIWQAVVWICCYLI from the exons ATGGAGGCTTTGGGGCAAAAATATGGTGGTTTTTGGGCAAAATGTGGAGGCTTTTGGGCAAAATGGGGAGTGCGACAAGGGGACCCACTCTCACCATTTCTATTTATTCTTGTGGCAGAAGGGCTCCATGTTCTAACAAAATTGGCGGTGAGAAATAACCTATTTGTGGGCGTGGAAGTCGGTAACAACATGGTCCCTATATCGCAcctccaatatgcggatgatactatCTTCTTCGAGAAGTGGTGCGAAAGTAACCTTAAAAACCTCATGTTAATTTTGAAATGTTTTGAACTTACTTCGGGCCTTAAAGTAAATTATCAAAAAAGTAGTCTTTATGGGGTTTGCGTTGAAAAATCCACAATTGATGAAATGGCTAGATACTTTCGTTGCAAGGCGGGTTCTTTTCCTTTTACATATCTTGGTATTCCGGTTGGTGGAAAAATGAATAGAATCGAATGTTGGGCCCCGGTCATTAATAAGTTCGAGAAACGCTTATCGGATTGGAAAGCACGTTCGATGTC ggatttggaaggatcgtcacatggATCATCTATTTCGTTTTGGGACGATGTTTGGCTAGGTGAGAAGACTCTTAAAGAGAGATTCAATAGAATTGCGAGATTGGAGACAAATCAAGCTGCAATAGTACAAGACAGATTACAACTGATCGGGTCTGAGGTGTATCCGGTTTGGAACTGGTCCAGGGAGCCGTCGGTTAGAGCTGTGGGTGAACTATCGAGCCTTATCTCTCTGCTAGGGTCGATAAAAATGAACCCATCCAGGCCCGATTCATGGGAGTGGGTGGGGAACAGCAAAAAAACGTTCACCACTAAAGACCTAACAAAATTAATCAATGAGGAAACGTTATGTGTAGGCCCAAACGCTTTGAAAACTCTAAAGAACTACTTGATTCCAAAAAAAGTGGAAGTGTTTATTTGGCGAGCTAGGAAAAGGCGTCTACCGGTACGAATGGAACTTGACAAACGGGGGATCGATCTTGACTCGGTCCGGTGTCCTCTTTGTGACAACGACGTTGAGACAGTCGATCACTCGTTAGTCTCGTGCAAGAATGTCGAGGAAATATGGAGCAGAATTTACGCATGGTGGGGTGCTGGTACTATTTCGAATCACTCCCTTGATGAGCTGCTAGTTTATGGTGCGATGCAACAAGGATCGGACTCGGGTAAATTAATATGGCAAGCGGTGGTTTGGATATGTTGCTACCTCATTTGA